A genomic region of Leptolyngbya sp. NIES-2104 contains the following coding sequences:
- a CDS encoding carbonic anhydrase codes for MKKLIQGHQKFRESYVPRHIDQLEELSQGQKPRVLFITCSDSRIDPNLITQADIGELFIIRNAGNIIPPYGAANGGEGAAVEYALNALDIQQIIVCGHSHCGAMKGLLQLGKLEEEMPLVYSWLKHSEATRRLVRENYTQYKGEELLEITIAENVLTQIENLKTYPIVHSRLYQRKLEIFAWIYHLETGEVLAFDPETHSYVPPQTMLSIHETGDVIPGIFEKTSAPAVACKLLQRTPAAEAGAARSLEPMSQTVHAETPVDLMPWLTPEQAERIYRGSLARP; via the coding sequence ATGAAAAAGTTAATTCAAGGACACCAAAAGTTCCGAGAAAGTTACGTTCCAAGACACATTGATCAGCTAGAAGAGCTTTCACAGGGTCAAAAGCCGCGTGTATTGTTTATTACCTGTTCTGATTCCCGGATCGATCCGAATCTGATCACACAAGCGGACATCGGTGAACTGTTTATCATTCGCAATGCGGGTAATATCATTCCGCCTTACGGGGCGGCAAATGGCGGAGAAGGTGCGGCGGTTGAATATGCGCTGAACGCACTCGATATTCAGCAAATCATTGTCTGTGGTCATTCTCACTGCGGTGCGATGAAAGGATTGCTTCAGCTTGGAAAGCTCGAAGAAGAAATGCCGCTTGTGTATAGCTGGCTGAAGCATTCTGAAGCGACTCGGCGACTGGTGAGAGAAAATTACACCCAGTACAAGGGTGAAGAACTGTTAGAAATAACGATCGCTGAAAATGTCCTCACCCAGATTGAAAATCTCAAAACTTACCCGATCGTTCACTCACGTCTGTATCAGCGCAAACTCGAAATTTTTGCTTGGATCTACCACTTAGAAACGGGTGAAGTTCTCGCGTTTGATCCTGAAACTCATTCGTATGTTCCGCCGCAAACGATGCTTTCTATCCATGAAACGGGCGATGTGATTCCAGGCATATTTGAGAAAACGAGCGCTCCTGCCGTCGCGTGTAAATTGCTGCAACGCACTCCAGCAGCAGAAGCGGGAGCGGCACGATCTCTAGAACCAATGTCACAAACCGTTCATGCAGAAACTCCGGTCGATTTGATGCCTTGGCTGACTCCCGAACAAGCAGAACGGATTTATCGCGGTTCACTGGCTCGACCGTAA
- a CDS encoding methylated-DNA--[protein]-cysteine S-methyltransferase: MYYKEFISSIGKLLLTSNGRSLTGLYLQGQKHFPEQTTDWKEFAELDLFIEAEKQLAAYFAHQRQQFDLPLDPIGTPFQKQVWEQLQQIPYGATISYGTLAKQIGIPTASRAVGAANGRNPISIVVPCHRVIATSGKMTGYAGGVDRKQWLLQHEQAKADSISNLVNGC, encoded by the coding sequence ATGTACTACAAAGAGTTCATTAGCTCGATCGGCAAATTGCTCCTAACTTCAAACGGTAGATCGCTGACCGGACTATATCTGCAAGGACAAAAACACTTTCCAGAACAAACCACAGACTGGAAAGAATTCGCTGAGCTTGACTTATTCATCGAAGCTGAAAAACAACTTGCAGCGTATTTTGCTCATCAGCGGCAACAATTCGATCTGCCTCTTGATCCGATCGGAACTCCTTTCCAGAAGCAAGTCTGGGAACAACTCCAACAAATTCCCTATGGTGCAACAATCTCTTACGGAACATTAGCCAAACAGATTGGTATTCCAACTGCATCACGGGCTGTAGGAGCCGCGAATGGACGAAATCCGATCTCGATCGTGGTTCCCTGCCACCGAGTAATCGCAACATCTGGAAAGATGACAGGTTATGCGGGAGGAGTCGATCGAAAACAATGGCTCCTTCAACACGAGCAAGCAAAAGCTGATTCTATTTCTAATCTAGTCAATGGATGTTAG
- a CDS encoding helix-turn-helix transcriptional regulator codes for MDQEKQRRLEAKGWKVGTVSEFLELSSEESTLIEIKLALSQSLKARWQQNMTQAQLAEKIHSSQPRIAKAENGDASVSIELLIRAMLATGATPQEIGSVIANIH; via the coding sequence ATGGATCAAGAGAAACAAAGACGATTAGAAGCAAAGGGTTGGAAAGTAGGTACAGTTTCGGAATTTCTGGAACTAAGTTCGGAAGAAAGTACCTTGATTGAAATCAAACTCGCTTTAAGTCAGAGTCTCAAAGCGCGATGGCAGCAAAACATGACACAGGCTCAACTAGCAGAGAAAATTCACTCTAGCCAGCCCCGAATTGCCAAGGCGGAAAATGGGGATGCTTCCGTGTCGATCGAGCTATTAATTCGTGCAATGTTAGCGACAGGTGCAACGCCTCAAGAAATTGGTAGTGTGATTGCTAACATCCATTGA
- a CDS encoding type II toxin-antitoxin system RelE/ParE family toxin, giving the protein MDDDKPLVWLRGEIKTPPFSQEARLEAGFLLRRLQQGENLELPHSRPMPSIGAHCHELRIRDVDKNWRIIYRIDEDLILIIEVFSKTTQTTPDQIIENCQKRLSKYDKDIQD; this is encoded by the coding sequence ATGGACGACGATAAGCCTTTAGTTTGGCTAAGAGGTGAGATTAAAACTCCACCTTTCAGTCAGGAAGCCCGACTGGAAGCAGGTTTTTTGCTTAGACGCTTGCAGCAAGGCGAAAACCTTGAACTTCCACACTCGCGACCGATGCCCAGTATCGGGGCACATTGCCATGAGTTAAGAATTCGAGATGTTGATAAAAATTGGAGAATTATCTACCGTATTGATGAAGATTTAATCCTGATCATAGAAGTATTCAGTAAAACGACACAAACGACTCCAGATCAAATCATTGAGAACTGTCAAAAGCGATTGAGCAAATACGATAAAGATATCCAGGATTAG
- a CDS encoding agmatinase family protein — MTDLQNYDPSGVGVVGRLFGLPFDQDSANLIVLGVPWEVTVSYSAGTARGVEAMLNASSQLDLYDFDNPDGWKQGIFMPEISQQILDRSDRLRSDAAKIIDRLSIGQPLDTELTQLLEAINQGCKELNQWLFEQSDQLLKQGKRVAVVGGDHSVPLGCLSAIAQHYKNFGILHIDAHADLREAYEGFEYSHASIMYNVLKLPQMTKLVQVGIRDVCLDEVNLIRDSNGRISTYFDPMLKQKQFAGVPWLETCQQIVSELPQEVYISVDVDGFDPKLCPTTGTPVPGGLELEQAFCLFREVVNSGRNVIGFDVVEIGNAEWDGNVAARTIYKLCNLMDLSRKS; from the coding sequence ATGACAGATTTACAAAACTACGATCCGAGTGGTGTGGGTGTCGTCGGGCGACTGTTCGGATTGCCATTTGATCAAGACTCGGCAAATTTAATTGTTCTCGGTGTACCTTGGGAAGTGACGGTTTCATACAGCGCAGGGACAGCACGTGGAGTCGAAGCGATGCTGAATGCTTCCTCACAGCTTGATTTATACGACTTTGACAATCCGGACGGGTGGAAGCAAGGGATTTTTATGCCTGAGATTTCACAGCAGATTCTTGATCGTAGTGACCGTCTCCGATCTGATGCTGCAAAAATTATCGATCGATTATCGATCGGACAACCGCTTGATACTGAACTCACTCAGCTTCTAGAAGCTATAAATCAAGGCTGTAAAGAACTCAATCAATGGCTGTTTGAACAATCGGATCAACTCCTGAAGCAAGGAAAACGGGTTGCGGTTGTGGGTGGCGATCATAGTGTGCCGTTGGGGTGTTTAAGCGCGATCGCACAACACTACAAGAACTTTGGAATCCTACACATCGATGCTCATGCGGACTTACGTGAAGCTTACGAAGGCTTTGAGTATTCACACGCATCGATTATGTATAACGTGCTAAAACTGCCACAAATGACCAAACTCGTTCAAGTGGGAATTCGGGATGTTTGCTTAGATGAAGTGAACTTAATTCGTGATTCTAATGGTCGAATCTCGACTTACTTCGATCCGATGCTGAAACAGAAACAATTTGCGGGAGTTCCTTGGCTTGAAACTTGTCAGCAGATTGTGTCAGAACTACCGCAAGAGGTGTACATCAGTGTAGATGTAGATGGATTTGATCCAAAGCTTTGTCCCACAACAGGAACGCCTGTACCGGGTGGATTAGAGCTAGAGCAAGCCTTTTGTCTGTTCCGCGAAGTGGTCAATAGTGGACGGAACGTGATCGGCTTTGATGTCGTAGAAATTGGCAATGCAGAATGGGATGGGAATGTTGCAGCCAGAACGATTTACAAGCTCTGTAATTTGATGGATCTGTCTCGGAAATCTTAG
- a CDS encoding type II toxin-antitoxin system HicB family antitoxin has translation MKCRYSILIQWSDEDQCYVVGLPEWEELCHTHGKTYEEALQNAQEVLELLVESAAEGEPLPEPQIFGQTLQTA, from the coding sequence ATGAAATGTCGATACAGCATCCTAATTCAATGGTCAGACGAAGACCAATGTTACGTGGTGGGCTTGCCGGAATGGGAAGAGCTTTGTCACACACATGGCAAAACTTACGAAGAAGCGCTTCAGAATGCACAGGAAGTGTTAGAACTGCTCGTCGAATCTGCCGCAGAAGGCGAGCCTCTCCCCGAACCCCAAATCTTTGGACAAACTCTTCAAACTGCTTAG
- the leuS gene encoding leucine--tRNA ligase encodes MESRYIPAEIETKWQQAWTAANLDKTPEASDKPKFYALSMFPYPSGNLHMGHVRVYTIVDVIARLKRMQGHRVLNPMGWDAFGLPAENAAIERGVPPAKWTYQNIDQMRDQLKQLGISFDWSKELATCSPDYYRWTQWIFLEFFKAGLAYQKEATVNWDPIDQTVLANEQVDAEGRSWRSGAKVERKLLRQWFLKITDYAEQLLVDLDKLTGWPDRVKLMQANWIGKSTGAQVTFKTEAGDDIVVFTTRPDTLWGASFMVLSPEHPLVEKLTTSEQSEAIKQYQEAAAAKSDLDRTAEGQEKTGVWTGSYAINPVNDQRIPIWIADYVLVDYGTGAIMAVPAHDQRDFEFAKKFDLPIKMVVQPGDQTLDSATMTEAYPGEGVMVNSGELDGVPAGKGKGQSVESAIAFLESKQKGKGTSNYRLRDWLISRQRYWGAPIPIIHCPNCGAVPETNLPVALPENVEFSGKGGSPLTQLESWLNVPCPSCGTPAKRETDTMDTFIDSSWYFLRYPDANNDQAVFDQAITNDWMPVDQYVGGIEHAILHLLYSRFFTKVLRDRGLLNFDEPFERLLTQGMVQGRTYKNPTTGKYVLPANVKDPSNPIDPVTGEKLDVVFEKMSKSKYNGVAPGDVVDRYGADTARMFILFKAPPEKDLEWEDADVEGQFRFLNRVWRLVTESTLNHRTATELTKAEKDLRRSIHIAIKEITEDLQGDYQFNTAVSELMKLSNALSDFAQKDSPVFAEGIDTLLRLLAPFAPHIAEELWHSIGHSDSIHLQSFPIVDPNALIADEKTIVIQILGKTRGTIEAATAIADDKAALEQLARESEIAKRYIEGKEIKKVIVVPGKLVNFVVV; translated from the coding sequence GTGGAGTCCCGTTATATCCCCGCTGAGATCGAAACAAAATGGCAGCAAGCTTGGACAGCCGCAAATCTGGACAAAACGCCTGAAGCCAGCGATAAGCCGAAGTTTTACGCGCTATCGATGTTTCCCTATCCGTCTGGGAATCTCCACATGGGTCATGTGCGGGTGTATACGATCGTGGATGTGATCGCCCGATTAAAAAGGATGCAAGGTCATCGGGTGCTAAATCCGATGGGTTGGGATGCGTTCGGGTTGCCTGCGGAAAATGCCGCGATCGAACGGGGCGTTCCTCCCGCGAAATGGACGTATCAAAATATCGATCAGATGCGCGACCAGTTGAAACAATTGGGCATCTCGTTCGATTGGTCAAAAGAACTAGCAACTTGTTCACCAGATTATTACCGCTGGACGCAATGGATCTTTCTGGAGTTTTTCAAAGCGGGCTTAGCGTATCAGAAAGAAGCAACGGTGAACTGGGACCCGATCGATCAAACCGTTTTAGCAAATGAGCAGGTCGATGCTGAAGGACGATCTTGGCGATCAGGTGCGAAAGTAGAGCGAAAATTATTGCGTCAGTGGTTTTTGAAGATCACCGACTATGCAGAACAATTGTTAGTGGATTTGGACAAGCTGACCGGATGGCCCGATCGCGTTAAGTTAATGCAGGCGAACTGGATCGGCAAATCCACAGGCGCACAAGTCACCTTCAAAACGGAAGCAGGCGACGACATTGTGGTGTTTACGACTCGCCCGGACACGCTGTGGGGCGCGTCATTTATGGTGCTGTCTCCGGAGCACCCGTTAGTAGAGAAATTGACCACATCGGAACAATCAGAAGCAATCAAGCAGTATCAAGAAGCGGCGGCGGCAAAGAGTGATCTCGATCGAACCGCAGAAGGTCAAGAAAAAACGGGTGTTTGGACGGGCAGCTATGCAATCAATCCTGTAAACGATCAGCGCATTCCGATCTGGATTGCAGACTATGTGCTGGTGGACTATGGAACAGGTGCGATTATGGCAGTTCCGGCACACGATCAGCGGGATTTTGAGTTTGCTAAAAAATTCGATTTGCCGATCAAAATGGTTGTTCAGCCAGGCGATCAAACTTTGGATAGTGCCACGATGACCGAGGCTTATCCGGGTGAAGGGGTGATGGTGAACTCCGGAGAATTAGATGGAGTCCCGGCAGGGAAAGGAAAGGGTCAGAGTGTGGAAAGTGCGATCGCATTTCTCGAATCCAAGCAAAAAGGCAAAGGCACTTCAAACTATCGCTTAAGAGATTGGTTGATCTCACGTCAAAGATACTGGGGCGCACCGATTCCAATCATTCATTGTCCAAACTGTGGAGCCGTTCCCGAAACAAATCTACCTGTTGCGTTGCCTGAGAACGTCGAATTTTCTGGTAAAGGTGGCTCACCTTTAACTCAGTTAGAATCCTGGCTGAATGTTCCTTGTCCAAGCTGTGGAACGCCTGCAAAACGCGAAACAGACACGATGGATACCTTCATCGATTCGTCGTGGTACTTCTTGCGCTATCCCGACGCGAACAATGATCAAGCTGTGTTTGATCAGGCAATTACGAACGATTGGATGCCTGTTGATCAGTATGTGGGCGGGATTGAACACGCAATTTTGCACTTACTGTACTCGCGATTTTTTACGAAAGTATTGCGCGATCGAGGTTTACTCAACTTCGATGAACCCTTTGAGCGCTTGTTAACTCAAGGCATGGTGCAAGGTAGAACCTACAAAAATCCGACAACCGGGAAGTATGTGCTTCCTGCTAATGTGAAAGATCCGAGCAATCCGATCGATCCAGTGACGGGTGAAAAACTGGACGTTGTTTTCGAGAAAATGTCTAAATCGAAGTACAACGGCGTTGCACCAGGTGATGTGGTTGATCGATATGGTGCAGATACAGCCCGGATGTTTATTTTGTTCAAAGCTCCACCCGAAAAGGATCTGGAGTGGGAAGATGCAGATGTCGAAGGACAGTTCCGATTTCTCAATCGGGTGTGGCGATTGGTAACAGAATCGACCTTGAACCATCGAACTGCAACGGAACTCACCAAAGCAGAAAAAGATTTACGTCGATCGATTCACATTGCTATCAAAGAAATCACCGAAGATTTGCAAGGTGACTATCAATTCAATACCGCAGTTTCTGAACTGATGAAGTTGAGCAATGCCCTAAGTGATTTTGCTCAAAAAGATTCGCCTGTGTTCGCCGAAGGAATCGACACTTTGCTGCGATTGTTAGCGCCGTTTGCTCCTCACATTGCTGAAGAGTTGTGGCATTCGATCGGGCATTCTGACTCAATTCATTTGCAATCTTTCCCGATCGTTGATCCGAATGCCTTAATTGCTGATGAGAAAACGATCGTGATTCAGATCTTGGGTAAAACTCGTGGAACGATCGAGGCGGCAACTGCGATCGCAGACGATAAAGCCGCGTTAGAACAACTTGCACGAGAGTCAGAGATTGCAAAACGCTATATTGAAGGCAAAGAGATCAAGAAAGTAATTGTTGTCCCTGGAAAGCTCGTGAACTTTGTTGTGGTGTAG
- a CDS encoding S-layer homology domain-containing protein — protein sequence MTSPPDPRHRLTSDELIAMFVAFLSIGGIFFWATRQTDTGFDLGSLLSSAPQVSPSPGAVLPSAEPGRGNAIVTTPASPQTLLPIPQIEATSAPQPTVQATVPPSPTAVVPVPVPSPNNLPNVVPSPTTPPSPGVAKGFTDVPGDFWAAAYISELSRRGILGGFQDGSFKPNEPITRAQFASLLGKAFGKPKERQTQTFEDVPENYWARSSIDDAIQTGFMSGYAEGLFRPDQQIPLYQLQVALASGLNIPAPTAPDQTLAKFQDVADLPKWAQGKVAAAVGSGIVTGFPSPQQLTPNRVATRADAAALLYQALVKEGRITPTK from the coding sequence ATGACTTCTCCACCCGATCCGCGCCATCGTTTGACTTCTGATGAACTAATCGCGATGTTCGTTGCGTTCTTGAGCATCGGAGGCATTTTTTTCTGGGCAACTCGCCAGACCGATACTGGATTCGATCTCGGATCGCTCTTGTCGAGTGCGCCACAGGTTTCGCCTTCTCCGGGGGCTGTGTTGCCTTCAGCCGAACCGGGTCGAGGGAATGCGATCGTGACGACACCTGCAAGCCCTCAAACGCTGCTTCCAATTCCTCAAATTGAAGCGACCAGTGCCCCTCAGCCCACAGTACAGGCGACCGTTCCGCCCAGTCCTACAGCGGTTGTCCCAGTTCCAGTTCCCAGCCCGAACAATCTCCCGAATGTGGTTCCGTCTCCCACGACTCCACCTTCTCCCGGAGTAGCAAAAGGCTTCACCGATGTACCGGGTGACTTTTGGGCAGCGGCTTACATCTCAGAACTATCGCGCCGTGGCATTTTAGGTGGATTCCAGGACGGCAGCTTTAAGCCAAATGAGCCAATTACTCGCGCTCAATTTGCCTCGCTACTCGGAAAAGCTTTTGGCAAACCGAAAGAGCGACAAACTCAGACGTTTGAAGATGTGCCAGAAAATTACTGGGCGCGATCGTCGATCGATGATGCGATTCAAACCGGATTCATGAGCGGATACGCCGAAGGACTGTTTCGCCCCGATCAGCAAATTCCGCTGTATCAATTGCAGGTTGCCCTTGCTTCCGGCTTGAACATTCCTGCCCCCACCGCCCCGGATCAAACCCTGGCAAAATTCCAGGATGTGGCTGACTTACCAAAATGGGCGCAGGGAAAAGTCGCGGCAGCCGTCGGTTCGGGGATTGTTACTGGATTTCCAAGCCCTCAGCAGTTGACTCCAAACCGGGTGGCGACTCGTGCAGACGCGGCAGCGTTACTCTATCAAGCACTGGTGAAAGAAGGAAGAATCACGCCGACGAAGTAG
- a CDS encoding SIS domain-containing protein, protein MTHFMLKEIHEQPDVIRELLDRSISIAFEKVDHINILACGTSLHAGLIGQFLFEQVAKIPTQVRSSSESRFAPLLETSNTLTISITQSGETADTIAALKTVQSKQIAITNGIDSTITKLVDQTIYTNAGEEKSVAATKTFTAQLVILYQLAFELAQKQLTELRLIPQQIEAILRNNTIAEIAKTLENTRDLIVIGSGINTAIALEGALKLKEATYTHAEGYAAGEFLHGPIALLDSQIPTIAIGNVGKTLDRIRANQTPVIEIPTPAIPELFSPFLTVIPLQLLAYELAILRKIDVDRPRNITKSLTT, encoded by the coding sequence ATGACTCATTTCATGCTCAAAGAGATTCACGAACAGCCTGACGTGATTCGGGAGTTGCTTGATCGCTCGATTTCGATTGCGTTTGAAAAGGTCGATCACATTAATATTCTCGCGTGTGGAACAAGCTTACACGCAGGGCTGATTGGACAATTCTTGTTTGAACAAGTTGCGAAAATTCCAACACAAGTGCGATCGTCATCAGAATCGCGATTTGCTCCATTGCTTGAAACGTCGAATACATTAACGATCTCCATAACTCAATCGGGTGAAACGGCAGATACGATCGCAGCATTAAAAACTGTTCAATCTAAACAAATTGCAATCACCAACGGAATTGATAGCACCATTACCAAGCTCGTTGATCAAACAATTTATACCAATGCTGGAGAAGAAAAAAGCGTTGCAGCAACGAAAACATTTACAGCACAGTTAGTGATTTTGTATCAGCTTGCGTTTGAACTTGCACAGAAGCAACTCACAGAACTTCGACTAATTCCGCAGCAGATTGAAGCAATTTTGAGAAACAATACGATCGCTGAAATTGCAAAAACCTTAGAAAATACTCGCGATTTAATCGTGATTGGGAGCGGAATCAATACCGCGATCGCACTTGAAGGCGCATTAAAACTAAAAGAAGCAACTTATACTCATGCAGAAGGATATGCGGCGGGCGAATTTCTGCATGGACCGATCGCGCTTTTAGATTCACAGATTCCAACGATCGCGATCGGGAACGTGGGAAAAACGCTCGATCGTATTCGAGCCAATCAAACTCCTGTGATTGAAATTCCGACCCCTGCGATCCCCGAACTCTTTAGCCCATTCTTAACTGTGATACCGCTGCAACTTTTAGCCTATGAGCTTGCAATCCTACGTAAGATAGATGTCGATCGACCCCGAAACATCACAAAATCGCTCACAACCTAA
- a CDS encoding HNH endonuclease produces the protein MLCQLCDRDVPTLTEHHLIPRQHTKRKKLDPGETIDICPACHRQIHVLFDNRRLAEELNTVERLRANPEMAKFLAWVRKQNPDRKVRVKR, from the coding sequence ATGCTTTGTCAGCTTTGCGATCGCGATGTTCCTACCCTCACCGAACATCATTTAATCCCTCGCCAACACACCAAACGCAAAAAACTCGATCCCGGTGAAACGATCGATATTTGCCCCGCCTGTCATCGCCAAATTCACGTCTTATTCGACAATCGTCGCCTTGCAGAAGAATTAAACACCGTTGAACGATTAAGAGCAAATCCCGAAATGGCTAAATTTCTCGCTTGGGTACGGAAGCAAAATCCCGATCGCAAAGTGAGAGTAAAACGATGA
- a CDS encoding Uma2 family endonuclease, with amino-acid sequence MTQAKPRFRTLEEYAALDPSDLPKGNYELVDGEIIELPAESDLNVVIAGFLFSVFLQFTQHYLIRRGTEIFVSSRSVTSRFPDLMVLNEQGATALDGARRSAVTREMPAPELVIEVVSPGDQNHDRDYIEKPQEYAARDISEFWQVDPIRSVVRVLHLHEEGYQVCEFRGTDAVASQIFPNLQLTAEQILRAGR; translated from the coding sequence ATGACTCAAGCCAAGCCGCGTTTCAGAACGCTCGAAGAATATGCCGCACTCGATCCCTCAGATCTGCCAAAGGGTAACTATGAATTGGTTGATGGGGAGATTATCGAATTGCCTGCTGAAAGTGACCTGAACGTTGTGATTGCCGGATTTCTCTTCTCCGTGTTTTTGCAATTCACACAGCATTATTTGATCCGACGTGGAACTGAAATTTTTGTCAGCAGTCGCTCTGTCACTAGTCGTTTTCCGGATTTAATGGTGTTAAACGAACAGGGTGCAACAGCGTTAGACGGCGCGAGGCGATCGGCAGTGACTCGCGAAATGCCAGCGCCTGAACTTGTGATTGAAGTCGTTTCACCCGGCGACCAGAACCACGATCGTGATTATATTGAGAAACCCCAGGAATACGCAGCGCGAGACATTTCTGAGTTTTGGCAAGTCGATCCAATACGATCAGTAGTAAGAGTATTGCATTTGCACGAAGAAGGGTATCAAGTTTGTGAGTTTCGTGGCACTGATGCAGTCGCTTCTCAAATATTTCCAAATCTGCAACTCACAGCCGAACAGATTCTAAGAGCAGGACGCTAA
- a CDS encoding Uma2 family endonuclease, which produces MTQTKTRFTSIEEFLAYDDGTNTRYELVDGVLVDMGAESTINTIIAGFLFAAFLQSGIPAYRIGFKQWIAVSRSAVTARDPDLIVHSEESFAAIDGLPQALIAADAPAPLLVIEIVSPGNPGSENYDRDYVEKPREYAARGISEFWRIDPERSIVTVLKLEDGTYQSREFRGSEAIASWTFPKMQLTAEQILRAGR; this is translated from the coding sequence ATGACCCAAACCAAGACAAGATTTACGAGCATCGAGGAATTTCTGGCGTATGACGACGGTACTAATACCCGTTACGAGTTGGTGGATGGGGTATTAGTGGATATGGGGGCTGAAAGTACGATCAATACGATTATTGCTGGCTTTCTGTTTGCGGCTTTTCTTCAGTCTGGAATTCCGGCTTATCGTATTGGGTTCAAACAGTGGATCGCAGTCAGTCGATCGGCTGTAACGGCGCGTGATCCTGATTTGATTGTTCATTCGGAAGAGTCGTTTGCTGCGATCGACGGGTTGCCACAAGCATTGATTGCCGCAGATGCACCCGCGCCATTGCTCGTGATTGAGATTGTTTCTCCAGGTAATCCGGGCAGCGAGAATTACGATCGTGATTACGTGGAAAAGCCGCGTGAGTATGCAGCACGAGGAATTTCGGAGTTTTGGCGAATTGATCCAGAACGATCGATCGTAACGGTACTAAAGCTTGAAGATGGAACCTATCAATCTAGAGAGTTTCGCGGCAGTGAAGCGATCGCTTCTTGGACGTTTCCAAAGATGCAACTGACAGCCGAGCAAATTCTAAGAGCAGGACGATAA
- a CDS encoding alpha/beta hydrolase: protein MLNTVTIPAKSGNPQGSIVMLHGWGANAQDVAFLCSLVDLPDVQFLLPDAPFPHPYSSAGKMWYDLSNANFQIDFTQQSDLQTSRKALTDWLNSLEQQTGIPLSRTILGGFSQGGAMTLDVGLSLPLAGLMILSGYQHGALNPAAKIPPILLVHGRQDQVVPLAAAHRAKVNLEQLKASIDYREFDMGHEISPSVLNEIYAFVQKTLPSANPKNT from the coding sequence ATGTTGAATACGGTCACGATTCCCGCAAAATCTGGCAATCCTCAAGGCTCGATCGTGATGCTCCACGGTTGGGGTGCAAACGCTCAAGATGTCGCTTTTCTTTGTTCGCTAGTCGATTTACCCGATGTGCAATTTTTGCTGCCCGATGCCCCGTTCCCGCATCCTTATAGCAGCGCGGGCAAAATGTGGTACGACCTCTCGAATGCAAATTTTCAAATCGATTTCACTCAGCAATCTGATCTGCAAACTAGCCGAAAAGCATTAACCGATTGGCTTAATTCCCTAGAGCAACAAACCGGAATTCCGCTCTCTCGCACGATCTTAGGTGGCTTTTCTCAAGGGGGCGCAATGACTTTAGACGTGGGACTATCGCTACCTTTAGCGGGCTTGATGATTTTGAGCGGCTATCAACACGGCGCATTGAATCCAGCCGCAAAAATTCCACCAATTCTGCTAGTACATGGGCGGCAGGATCAAGTCGTACCACTGGCGGCGGCTCATCGTGCAAAAGTAAATTTAGAACAATTGAAAGCGTCGATCGACTACCGCGAATTTGATATGGGACACGAGATCTCACCGTCAGTTCTCAATGAAATCTATGCCTTTGTTCAAAAAACCCTTCCTTCTGCAAATCCAAAAAATACATAA